A window of the Brassica oleracea var. oleracea cultivar TO1000 chromosome C1, BOL, whole genome shotgun sequence genome harbors these coding sequences:
- the LOC106344390 gene encoding uncharacterized protein LOC106344390: MGICSSTESTQVATAKLILQDGRMMEFTKPVKVGYVLLKNPMCFICNSDDMEFDEALSAISADEELQLGQIYFALPLRYLRQPLQAEEMAALASKANSALMRSGGGGGGGSCRRRRVDPIVAGDKYRVRVASCDDTVGSGFGRRKGRNGDGGGGGGGGSTSSRRRRECYAAELSTIEE, encoded by the coding sequence ATGGGTATATGCAGTTCGACCGAGTCGACTCAAGTGGCGACGGCGAAGCTGATCTTGCAAGACGGGAGGATGATGGAGTTCACGAAACCCGTGAAAGTCGGATACGTTTTGCTTAAGAACCCCATGTGTTTTATCTGTAACTCGGACGATATGGAGTTCGACGAGGCCCTCTCCGCTATTAGCGCCGACGAAGAGCTTCAGCTAGGGCAGATATACTTCGCTCTTCCTCTTCGCTATCTTCGTCAGCCACTTCAAGCGGAGGAGATGGCTGCATTGGCCTCTAAAGCTAACTCTGCGCTCATGCGAAGTGGTGGTGGCGGTGGTGGAGGAAGCTGTCGCCGGAGACGTGTGGATCCTATTGTTGCGGGTGATAAATATCGCGTTAGAGTTGCCTCCTGTGATGATACGGTGGGTTCAGGCTTCGGAAGGAGGAAGGGGAGAAACGGTGACGGTGGTGGTGGTGGTGGTGGTGGTAGCACTAGTAGTCGCCGGAGGAGAGAATGTTACGCGGCGGAGTTGAGTACTATAGAAGAGTGA
- the LOC106305088 gene encoding cytoplasmic tRNA 2-thiolation protein 2, with protein MACNSSGCESGGCYGREKDNGRKAVDVTLCVKCKCNEPMTFGDGGSDDGRFCAECFRSNVYGKFRLAVTSHAMITPSDNVLVAFSGGSSSRVALQFVHELQVKALKNYEASRDRSLPVFGVGVAFVDESAAYPALDGGMSDAIAWVRSTVLSLSPPGKDLHVVPIESVFGSDSVEARDRLVKLLDSVSDETGKEDLLLHLKMLSLQKVASENGYNRLVVGSCTSRLASHVLTATVKGRGYSLSADIQHVDARWKVPIVLPLRDCVWQEITRLCHLDGLKTVELARHPQSGINDLVSSFVALLQEENPSRECTIVRTAAKLTPFYFNKIPETDDSCVPMATQRRLKKFNLKYDGSMTTEAFCPICNCPLNGSDSSEDESDALYAACCSSCRFQILPQDGSSLEQFGSLLPHHMISQVKHHQKVDSQTYLREKIKDCLLLDDEEAV; from the exons ATGGCTTGTAATTCATCTGGCTGCGAGTCCGGTGGTTGCTATGGCCGTGAGAAGGATAATGGACGCAAGGCTGTTGATGTTACTCTCTGCGTCAAGTGTAAATGCAATGAGCCTATGACGTTCGGTGATGGTGGCTCTGACGACGGGAGATTCTGCGCGGAATGTTTCAGGAGCAACGTCTATGGGAAGTTCCGTCTCGCTGTTACTTCACACGCCATGATCACTCCTTCGGATAACGTCCTTGTTGCCTTCTCCGGCGGTTCGTCTTCCAG GGTTGCTCTTCAATTCGTGCACGAGCTGCAAGTCAAGGCTTTGAAGAATTACGAGGCGAGTCGTGATAGGTCTTTACCTGTGTTTGGCGTTGGTGTTGCGTTTGTGGATGAGAGTGCAGCTTATCCTGCTCTTGACGGTGGAATGAGTGATGCTATTGCGTGGGTTCGGTCCACTGTGTTGAGTCTGTCGCCACCTGGAAAGGATCTTCATGTTGTTCCTATCGAGAGTGTGTTTGGTTCGGACTCTGTTGAAGCACGGGATAGGCTTGTGAAGCTGTTGGATTCCGTTAGTGATGAGACTGGAAAGGAAGACCTTTTGCTGCATCTGAAGATGTTGTCTTTGCAAAAG GTTGCCTCTGAGAATGGGTACAACAGATTAGTGGTGGGATCGTGCACGTCGAGACTCGCTTCCCATGTTCTTACGGCCACTGTCAAG GGACGAGGCTATTCACTATCAGCAGATATTCAGCATGTTGATGCGAGATGGAAGGTCCCCATTGTGCTTCCACTTCGTGATTGTGTTTGGCAGGAAATAACTAGACTCTGCCATTTGGATGG TCTAAAGACTGTGGAGTTAGCTCGTCATCCTCAATCCGGGATCAATGACTTGGTGTCTTCATTTGTCGCTCTGTTGCAG GAAGAGAATCCTTCACGGGAGTGCACAATAGTACGCACAGCTGCAAAGCTTACTCCGTTTTACTTCAACAAAATTCCTGAAACGGACGACTCTTGCGTTCCTATGGCCACTCAGAGGCGTCTAAAGAAATTCAATCTCAAATACGACGGTTCCATGACTACAGAAGCATTCTGTCCTATCTGCAACTGCCCGCTAAATGGATCAGACTCATCGGAAGATGAGTCTGATGCGCTGTATGCTGCTTGCTGTTCAAGTTGCCGGTTCCAAATACTTCCACAAGATGGATCATCTCTTGAGCAATTTGGATCCTTACTTCCTCATCACATGATCTCCCAAGTGAAGCATCATCAAAAGGTTGACAGCCAAACATATCTGAG GGAGAAGATAAAAGACTGTTTGCTCTTGGACGATGAAGAGGCTGTCTGA
- the LOC106305078 gene encoding BEL1-like homeodomain protein 2: MSQDYHHQQYQGGFFSFSNGFNRSDSPNLTHQEKQEHQRVLEMDEESSVARSGIPVYEPAGMLSEMFNFHRSSGGGGGGGGGGGDFDHSQSFPSNRQLLEQQHQNIPAMNSAAGMQLFLPQQPPSTRSHHGSSTLHMLLPNPSHHQGYTNTMSMHQLPHQQLTWQSSSDHHHHNIGTVHVENSGGQGLSLSLSSSLEAAVKAEEYRKFYYGSNLSSHHQYNEVSNHFLSSPAAASSSSSIGAINILRNSRYTKVAQELLEEFCTVGRGFSKKNKPKNNSNPNTSGGDGSSSGGAGASPSSAGASKDHPPLSASDRIEHQRRKVKLLTMLEEVDRRYNHYCEQMQMVVNSFDIVMGHGAAIPYTALAQKAMSRHFRCLKDAVAAQLRQSCELLGEKDAAGLSSSGLTKGDTPRLRFLEQSLRQQRAFHQMGMMEQEAWRPQRGLPERSVNILRAWLFEHFLHPYPSDADKHLLARQTGLSRNQVSNWFINARVRLWKPMVEEMYQQESKEREENEQEDQETKNNSSNDKSTKSNNNESNFTAVRTTSQTPTTAAQSAATPPDAGHRLRSAADINAYENDPSSFSHSNAAAAVVSSYGGSTAFSAIATCQQGVGGFDDADMDGDNNVIRFGTTNPTGDVSLTLGLRHAGNIPDKNASFCARDFGGF; the protein is encoded by the exons ATGTCCCAAGATTACCATCATCAACAATACCAAGGAGGATTTTTCAGCTTCTCTAATGGATTCAACCGATCAGATTCTCCTAATTTAACTCATCAGGAGAAGCAAGAACATCAAAGGGTACTAGAGATGGATGAGGAATCCTCAGTCGCCAGAAGTGGAATTCCTGTCTACGAACCTGCCGGAATGTTATCAGAGATGTTTAATTTCCACAGAAGCAGCGGTGGTGGTGGAGGAGGAGGAGGAGGAGGAGGAGACTTTGACCACTCCCAATCTTTCCCGTCAAATAGACAGTTACTTGAGCAGCAACATCAGAATATTCCGGCCATGAATTCAGCCGCCGGCATGCAGCTATTCTTACCGCAACAACCGCCGTCCACAAGGAGCCACCACGGTTCTTCAACTCTTCACATGTTACTACCAAATCCATCTCATCATCAGGGCTACACTAATACTATGTCTATGCATCAGCTTCCTCACCAACAGCTGACGTGGCAGTCTTCCTCCGATCATCATCATCACAATATCGGGACCGTCCACGTGGAAAACAGCGGTGGACAAGGCTTGTCCTTATCTCTCTCGTCGTCTTTAGAGGCAGCAGTAAAAGCGGAAGAGTATAGAAAATTTTACTATGGAAGCAACTTATCATCTCATCATCAATACAATGAAGTATCAAACCACTTCCTATCATCTCCGGCGGCGGCTTCTTCATCTTCTTCCATAGGAGCAATCAATATATTAAGAAACTCGAGGTACACCAAGGTAGCTCAAGAGTTGTTGGAGGAGTTTTGTACCGTTGGAAGAGGATTTTCTAAGAAAAACAAACCTAAGAACAACTCAAACCCTAATACTAGCGGTGGCGACGGTAGCAGTAGTGGTGGCGCTGGCGCCTCTCCATCGTCGGCAGGAGCAAGTAAGGATCATCCTCCTCTATCGGCCTCTGATAGGATTGAGCATCAAAGAAGGAAAGTGAAGCTACTCACCATGCTCGAAGAG GTGGACAGACGGTACAACCATTACTGCGAGCAAATGCAGATGGTTGTGAACTCTTTCGACATAGTAATGGGCCATGGCGCAGCGATACCGTACACCGCTTTGGCTCAAAAGGCTATGTCGAGGCATTTTCGATGCCTTAAAGATGCGGTGGCAGCTCAGCTTAGACAGAGCTGTGAACTTCTTGGGGAGAAAGATGCAGCCGGATTATCTTCTTCCGGTTTAACTAAAGGCGATACCCCACGGTTGCGTTTCCTAGAACAGAGTCTGCGTCAGCAACGTGCGTTTCATCAAATGGGGATGATGGAACAAGAAGCTTGGCGGCCACAACGCGGTTTGCCTGAACGTTCCGTTAATATCCTTAGAGCTTGGCTCTTCGAGCATTTCCTCCACCC GTATCCAAGCGATGCAGATAAGCACCTCTTGGCTCGTCAGACTGGATTATCCAGAAACCAG GTATCAAACTGGTTCATAAATGCTAGGGTTCGATTATGGAAACCAATGGTGGAAGAAATGTATCAACAAGAATCAAAAGAAAGAGAAGAAAACGAACAAGAAGATCAAGAAACAAAAAACAACAGCAGCAACGACAAGAGCACAAAATCCAACAACAATGAAAGCAACTTCACTGCGGTTCGGACCACATCACAAACTCCAACGACAGCTGCACAATCAGCAGCAACCCCACCAGACGCAGGCCACCGTCTAAGATCAGCTGCCGATATCAATGCTTACGAAAACGACCCTTCATCCTTCTCCCACTCCAACGCCGCCGCAGCAGTAGTCTCTAGCTACGGTGGCTCAACCGCGTTTTCTGCGATTGCAACGTGCCAGCAAGGTGTTGGTGGATTTGATGATGCTGACATGGATGGTGATAATAATGTTATAAGGTTTGGTACTACAAACCCTACTGGTGACGTGTCACTCACGCTTGGTCTACGCCATGCTGGCAATATCCCTGATAAGAACGCCTCTTTCTGCGCTAGAGATTTTGGTGGGTTTTAA